One Setaria italica strain Yugu1 chromosome I, Setaria_italica_v2.0, whole genome shotgun sequence DNA window includes the following coding sequences:
- the LOC101783661 gene encoding TBCC domain-containing protein 1 has protein sequence MADETLDPPPDAAPSPSPAPATPPPPAATPAALLRPRREAFEHGLLPIPKLIFPEGTLAQTLAQLKEKLAAAVPGGGRVGAAALAEALQIPQEQAALALGTLAAVLPAEDPALGDGAGDADIHDVLLFLYVQSYKRLVPRSAHKDSPAVADVWPSTSAFDGYLSALSPIQLVRSNSRRFMPSQADEEIHQLSYLQKHMANILTLLADSVEGEGDDSLVLTMETFEHLGFLVQFSEGSSLSQAATFFANSDPDMPAAPVPAAQVLDWMSQNIASALEYSAERSAAKESNQQAMSDLDVTMAEANTSHPRNSTPSSNPAYYRNVTFVEGFSKTSVVKHASDIKGNSIKVLNCHDSVIYILAPLKYATVYGCSDATIVLGAVGKVVKVEHCERVHIIAAAKRICIANCRECLFYLGVNHQPLVLGDNHKLQVAPFNTCYPQLRDHLIQVGVDPSVNKWDQPFALGVVDPHDSLSHPAGVSDVKAESATCLDPDLFTNFLIPSWFGDERQGPTTCNPFPLPEIYGACQSKKHSALEDIQKTIRELQLDENRKRDLATALHAQFKDWLYASGNIRQLYCLQGD, from the exons ATGGCCGACGAGACCCTCGACCCGCCGCCGGACGCGGCTCCGTCCCCGTCCCCTGCcccagcgacgccgccgcctcccgccgccacccccgcggCGCTGCTCCGCCCGCGGCGGGAGGCGTTCGAGCACGGCCTCCTGCCCATCCCCAAGCTCATCTTCCCGGAGGGCACGCTGGCGCAGACCCTCGCCCAGCTCAAGGagaagctcgccgccgcggtccccggcggcgggcgcgtgggcgccgccgcgctggcggAGGCGCTGCAGATCCCGCAGGAGCAGGCCGCGCTCGCGCTCGGCACGCTCGCGGCCGTGCTCCCCGCCGAGGACCCCGCGCTCGGGGACGGCGCCGGGGACGCCGACATCCACGACGTGCTGCTCTTCCTCTACGTCCAGTCGTACAAGCGCCTCGTCCCGCGGAGCGCGCACAAGGACTCGCCCGCTGTGGCGGACGTTTGGCCCTCCACCTCCGCGTTCGATGGGTACCTCTCCGCGCTCTCCCCGATCCAG CTTGTTCGCAGTAACAGCCGTCGGTTTATGCCTTCTCAAGCTGATGAGGAAATTCATCAATTATCCTATCTGCAAAAGCATATGGCAAATATTCTTACTCTCTTGGCAGATTCTGTTGAGGGTGAGGGTGACGATTCTCTG GTATTGACAATGGAGACTTTTGAGCACCTTGGATTTCTAGTTCAATTCTCAGAAGGAAGTTCCTTAAGCCAGGCTGCTACATTTTTCGCAAACTCTGATCCAGACATGCCTGCGGCTCCTGTCCCTGCTGCTCAGGTTCTTGATTGGATGTCACAGAACATAGCTTCTGCACTGGAATATTCTGCTGAGAGGTCTGCAGCAAAGGAAAGCAATCAGCAAGCCATGTCTGATCTTGATGTAACCATGGCTGAGGCCAATACAAGTCATCCACGGAACAGCACGCCAAGTTCCAATCCTGCATACTACAGAAATGTAACGTTTGTCGAGGGCTTTTCAAAAACCTCTGTTGTCAAGCATGCATCTGATATCAAAGGGAATTCAATAAAG GTTCTGAACTGCCATGATTCTGTTATCTACATATTAGCACCGCTGAAATATGCTACTGTGTATGGTTGTTCTGATGCTACAATTGTTCTCGGTGCTGTTGGTAAG GTAGTAAAGGTGGAGCATTGTGAAAGAGTGCATATCATTGCAGCTGCAAAACGAATTTGTATTGCCAACTGCCGTGAGTGCCTCTTCTACTTGGGGGTTAATCACCAACCTCTTGTATTGGGGGACAACCATAAATTACAA GTTGCCCCATTCAATACTTGCTACCCACAGCTGCGGGATCATTTGATACAAGTTGGTGTTGATCCCAGTGTCAACAAATGGGACCAACCTTTTGCGTTGGGAGTTGTTGATCCACACGATTCATTATCCCATCCTGCTGGGGTTTCTGATGTTAAAGCTGAATCTGCTACGTGTCTGGATCCTGATCTATTTACCAACTTTTTG ATTCCTAGTTGGTTTGGAGATGAAAGGCAAGGGCCTACAACATGCAATCCTTTCCCATTGCCTGAAATTTATGGGGCATGCCAAAGCAAAAAG CATTCTGCTCTGGAAGATATTCAGAAGACGATTCGGGAGCTGCAGCTTGATGAGAATCGGAAAAGGGACTTGGCAACTGCACTTCATGCCCAATTCAAGGATTGGTTATATG CTTCGGGCAATATCCGCCAGCTCTACTGTCTACAAGGCGATTAA